In Daphnia pulicaria isolate SC F1-1A unplaced genomic scaffold, SC_F0-13Bv2 h1tg000200l, whole genome shotgun sequence, a single window of DNA contains:
- the LOC124319797 gene encoding histone-lysine N-methyltransferase SETDB1-like translates to CSCRKTCINRVAQRPLHLRLQLFRTERRGWGIRCLDDIPKGQFICVYAGQLLTEQEANEDGKQFGDEYLAELDLIESIEQAKDGYESDVDIDIDHQSDISQSSGSDDSGEFSDISESKSLVPGQGHENKNDSSEKLSAHTLSSTAVRIIQKDDCQKKTRELYGPNEHCYVMDAKSTGNIGRYLNHCCKPNVFVQNIFVDTQDLRFPWVGFFAHVFIRAGTELTWDYSYQVDSVPDKKLFCHCGAKECRGRLL, encoded by the exons TGTTCGTGCCGTAAAACTTGCATTAATAGAGTTGCACAGAGACCTTTGCATTTGCGTTTGCAA TTGTTTCGAACCGAGAGACGTGGTTGGGGCATTCGTTGTTTGGATGACATACCCAAAGGTCAATTCATATGCGTATATGCAGGACAACTTCTAACTGAACAAGAAGCCAACGAGGATGGAAAGCaatttggcgatgaatatCTGGCGGAGTTGGACCTTATTGAAAGCATTGAACAAGCCAAAGATGGCTACGAAAGTGACGTTGACATTGATATTGATCATCAAAGTGATATTTCTCAATCGTCCGGCAGTg ACGATTCAGGGGAGTTTTCAGATATTTCAGAATCAAAAAGTTTGGTGCCAGGACAAGGACATGAGAACAAAAATGACAGTTCTGAGAAATTATCCGCGCACACATTATCTTCTACAGCTGTTAGAATAATTCAGAAAGATGACTGTCAAAAGAAGACACGTGAATTATATGGTCCAAATGAGCATTGCTACGTTATGGATGCCAAGAGCACCGGCAACATAGGAAGATATTTAAAT CACTGCTGTAAACCAAATGTGTTTGTACAGAATATTTTCGTCGATACGCAAGATTTGCGATTTCCTTGGGTTGGATTCTTTGCTCACGTTTTCATTCGTGCTGGTACGGAGCTCACTTGGGATTATAGTTACCAAGTTGACAGTGTACCGGACAAAAAGTTATTTTGTCATTGTGGTGCAAAAGAATGTAGGGGAAGATTACTCTAG
- the LOC124319798 gene encoding myotrophin-like, with product MLSHFNHTKMSELVWDIKNGELDSVKNEIENKGIDVNLDVNGRPLILHAADYGQHTIVNYLISKGADPNAKDSHGITALLAAIWEGHTECVKVLVSKGAFIKGVSPDGTSYYDAAEKDEIKALLK from the exons ATGCTGTCACACTTCAACCACACAAAAATGAGTGAATTAGTTTGGGATATCAAGAATGGAGAATTAGAttctgttaaaaatgaaattgaaaataag GGCATCGATGTTAATCTTGATGTGAACGGGAGACCACTTATTTTGCATGCTGCGGATTACGGACAACATACCATAGTAAATTATCTTATTTCAAAAGGAGCTGATCCCAAT GCTAAAGATTCCCATGGGATAACAGCGTTGCTTGCTGCTATTTGGGAGGGACACACTGAATGTGTGAAAGTCTTGGTGAGCAAG GGTGCCTTTATTAAAGGAGTATCTCCAGATGGGACGTCATATTATGATGCTGCAGAAAAGGATGAAATTAAAGCTTTgttgaaataa